From the Helianthus annuus cultivar XRQ/B chromosome 17, HanXRQr2.0-SUNRISE, whole genome shotgun sequence genome, the window cgccaatgatgaaacaatgattaaccgggcagggttaactcactggtctcgtcaagaagggttaatcccttcctctcgaggatcgctggctggatcaccggtgggttgatctcctgcacaaggaaacaaaccgtgactcgtaacaaggaggatggggtgggggtgctccttgttaccactctccggcgtaagaatcagtaatctgcttgggaagcaaagtatgatagtagtagtagtgagagagttgtgaagagatacctcaaacctggtttggggttggtatttatagccgaggagtgaaggaggaggatgatggacggactgacgacgtgctgcacctttgcaggtgtgtcaggcttgtcggttgtggatgTTATGCCACGTCAGTCCGTTgcttacgtagccctgacaggtgactgccattggtgccacttgcactgtggtgtcagtcccacttgttgagcgtataggatgcggtgcgagccgcatcgctgcctgcggtaacatctgatgttatcgcgtctcttgcttgtgatcaagaaatacgcgagatgcggtgctggccgcatcgtcgcctgtggtgactgttgctgttatccagcttccttgtattgatagaagtgttcactggacgcggtgcgaggccgcatcgctgtgaatacttccgttttcatacaccagatgtgatgctatgtcgcatcactctaccgttctcatgttccaggtaagtcctccttcatcactagacagattggattcaacccttgtgtcgacgcgttctcgcatgggcacaggtaggttgttggctggtgggggttttgataagggtaatggtcactcgcggtcgatgctgacgcgagatctgggaccataccccttcagccGCCATAATGGGCCGATGTAAATTTGTCATGACAGTGGTGGGGAATGGTGACAgaggcggtggcggtggtggttggtggttaATGGTGGGGGGAAACATAGAGAAAGGTGGGGGTGGGTggggttgttttgtttttatagagtAGAGAAGATGAAGAgtaaatttgtcattttacgtccacttaacggagaaaactaatcGTCATCcacttcagggactatccgagtaacaaactgtcaaaccacaggaaGCACTgatgtaatttccaaaagttggggactataggtgttatttttcaaaaccacatggactatccgtgcattttactctattttttaTTAGTGTAGATTTAGTGGCCACATCCATGGGCGAAGgatagtgggggcgggagggggcggccgacccccccaaacttttcgctcagtagtggaatgtatgtagttttcgtatagaaatttttgggtatatatgttttcgatcccccgttttatagaaatttttgggtatatacgttttcgacccccggtcggaaatctcaagcttcgccactgaccaCATCACGGAAGTAGCATATTTCAAAATTGATGTTGCTTACCCATAAGATGTTCCAAGTGGTAGGTGAAAATATTGTACCTACCATTTATCATGGTAGGCTTGATCTTGCTGGCAGGCAAGTCATTCAAGGGAGTTTTGTGCTTACACCATAAATCACTTGTGATAGTGGCAAATATGAATTTTGATTCTTATTGAGGGAAGGATGGTAAGGCACTTGCATTTAGGGGAGatgtttaaaaaatatataaatttaatccATGCATCTATATTCTATACTTGATTGtttagatttttttatgaaaatctTAGACAACTATGTTTGAATGAGTGTTAATGTATGTTATCTTTCTCTACTGTCCATGTGTCATTTCGGTCATCTATGCTTCCAACAATCCAACCACACCACAACTCTATCCAATATCTGATGCTAGCTTCCAAAACCATGGAACTCAAGATTAATTTTGGGCCCTGGTTCGACCGCAAGGTCGCAATGTGTCATGGTACATAAGGAGCTGGTAAATCTAGGTGTCGTCGGAGAGATGTCACTAGGCTGGGAAGCAAGGAATGCGATGATGTCTTTGAGTGTATCGGCTGCGTTCCCGAGTTTCAATTAACGAAGGAAAATAAAAGAACTTGGAATGATGTCAGAAAAGAAAAAATCATGTTCTAGAGTTTTTTTAAGAAGTAAGAGAAATGGAATGAAAATTTATGTTTGTTTCTTTCATTTTAAATCTTTCCAAATTGAAAAGATTTGGAAGGGAAAGATTGTTAACAtataaaatctttatttttaatttttatttcctttgaacttgggAAAATGATAGttaattaaatatttattttcCACTCCCTTTCTTTTCACTCCTTAATATCCtctcttcttttctttcgtttatTAAACTCAGGAACATAAGAAACTTTTCTTTCGTTTATTAAACTCGGGAACATAAGAAAGGAGGGTTTGGTGTtctaaattttcattttttttctcaaGTAAAATGGCATGATTGATATTTCATATAAATTTAATAGATTACACATGTTTTGTAGTTTGATAAAGATCATATCtgtaaaattttaaaataaagcaAACATGAAATATAAACATACTAATGATATTTGAATTATTCATCAACTCTACATACTTGTTTAagtattttagtattttataacCCAAAATCCAGCGTCTCTTTCAGACTTTTTGGATAGTCCAAAACAAGATAAAAAGGCAAAAGTTCCGCTACACACGCGCAGCTCAGGCCCACAAGAATCAGCATCCATATATTGACGTTCATCAAAACCACCTTTTACTCTTTTAGCTATACTTGTTATCAATTATTATTCAtgttaaaattcaaaaacatacTTCACTAGAGCCTCGTTCCGATATACATATACAGTAAAACCTctatataaattaataatgttGGAACCaagatattttattaatttagtgaaatattattataacgataaattaatattaataatttattaatttaGCATGGTTTTACGTATGACCTTTAAATTTCTAAGTTCAATGTACATTCACAAATTAATTGAATTTGTCAATACCAAGACCTATGTTGCCGAGTTGCCGATACCAAGACCGGCTCGTGACCAGCCCAAGTTGTATTACTCGGTATGTTTTTAAAAAGTGCACAACCCTATTTAGAATGGTTAGGAACTTGTTTTGAAAGGCTACCCGGTGTGGGTTCACGCCCCTTGCCACCTCACCTCTATAGCGCCCCAAACACTGTTGTGGGGACGTTATGGATGGTGCTATAGGGGCTTCGCCAAGCAGATAACGGGTGCCAAAAGGGATGATTTAGGGGCCCACTTGATCTTTACCAGTCagatttctttttcttttttttaatatagttaaAGGAGGGCTTTATTCCACACCGTATAAGTTAACAATATAGCCCTTCGCTTACATGATAAGGCCCCTAAGGGCTTTATCCCACACCATGTAGCCTAAAGTATAGGATAACATAACAAGCCATTTTCCAAAGAGCCCAAATTTTAATATCCAAAGTCCAAGAAACAACAATTTTACTTTTAAAGTCGAATCAAAACAGAAACAATATCAAGAAAACGGTTAGCTACCCTTGTACAGCCTTAGCCATGCCAAAAGCAGCTGCGGACGCTATGGCTCCAATTAGGGCTGTTTGCAAGGCACTCCACACTGGTTTGCTACCAGTGAAGTAGCCTTTGGCGTATCCGAAGATCAACAACGCTAAAATGGTGACAATAACCGAGGCAACCACGGCTTTTTGAGCCACTGGGATGATCATGTAAGGGAAAAGTGGAACCAACCCACCCAATATGTATGCAACTGCTATGGTGAACGCGCTTTGAAGTGCTCTTTTTGGATCAGGCTTTTCGAGCCCAAGTTCAAATCTGGATAACAAAGAGAGAGTATTTTATTCGTTTGACCCATTGGAGATAAAAAGAAATACCCTTTTCAGCCCTTTTTATATGTAAATGGATCAAAAACACTACTCCTATAATACACATCAATCATGTGAAAATGCAAAAACACACTATAGTTTGTAAGCATGAACATTTCAAACAAAAGGTCTCAAGTATAATGGTTTTTTACAAGATTTCACAAAGTTTCCAATGTTGCTCGTTTTTTAAAGTAAAagttacaagttttgtcctttatcttaacaccacttatcaggcggtgtcttttttaacgaattttgacaagtttgccctttacaaggaattttgttgcacgttttgtcctttaggcttaaCCAAGTTAGATTTTCTTGTTTTGTCCTTTAGGGTATTTTCTtgttagattttcttgttaataAATGGGTAAAAACACTAAAGTACCCTTGGGTgattaacaagaaaatctaactgggttaagcctaaaggacaaaacgtgcaacaaaattccgtgtaaagggcaaaacttgtcaaaattcgttaaaaagaacaccgcctgataagtggtgttaagataaaggacaaaacttgtaatttttccttttttaaacgTATATTCTTTGACTAAAAACATACCATGATGACAACTTATGTCTCGGATAAacgtaattgtttttttttaactaaataaAGTGTGACTAACGTGTTAAAACAGCCAAACTTGTGCAGAAAAAAGAGCCAACTTTTGATCAATTTTGAATACCTAAAACACTTATAAAATGGCAGAGTGCTTCTGGTTTGAAGGATAGCACATGCATAAACTCTTGATAAAATAGAAGACAAACATTCTTACGAAAGACATAGGAAAAGACAAATGTTTAGCATATCCATGCCTAATatacatataattatatatatataaacaaccaaagtttcataaccatGTCCAATTAAGATTCCATTTGTCTAATATCAGAATATTGGTGGGAAATCTACTAAGATTCaatgattaatcaaagcaaaagTAGTAACACTTACTTCATCATGAAATCAAGCCATGCTTTCGGGTTCTTCCTGAGAGCATTCACCACCGGCCCGTACTCATGCGGCTCCACCCCATACTCCGCCAGTATCTCCGCCACTTCAGCCGCCTCTACAGTTTGTATATAGAACAAAATCACCAATTACCAATATGTTCTACCAAGTATGCATAAATTATGAGTGAAATTTAGAATTAACCTGTATCAGGTATGGTATCAATTTCTTCTTGTTCTCTTTGTAGCTCTCTAGTGTAATGATCAGCTTCACTTTTTGCAGCCAAATACCTATTAAAGATAATATATTAGATCTTTATCTCTAATAATACCAACAGTTAAAAGCCCTTTTGTTAGACACACTAGAGAGAACATCAAGTTAAAAAGGGTAAACTCTTTTGACTCTTGGAATTATTCGAATTATCAGTTAGAGTTTGATTAGTCAATCAATTCACAATCCAAAAACAAAAAGTAAAAAGTTACTGACCACAAATTCTGAATTCTGTATCCAAACAAGAACTGCATGCAATTGAAATGGCGTATTGTgaattgtatttatcaaaattcAGATTCTATTCTATCCTACTTCCTGAACATTCAAACAAAATGCTCATACATTCAAAATCAATCAATTAAACTTAAAATCATTAAACTAGAAGAAATTCGGTTTAACTATCAAAATTTCGATTCTATCCAAcatagggttgtaaacgaaccgaacggagccttgttcatgttcattcgtttAGCATTGAAATCGTTCACAAACACAAATGGACATACACCATTTTAAAAAAACAAAGAGAACATTCTTATTCCCGAACATTAAACAAAATCACCTTGTTAAGCACTTAGATATTATAATCAAAAACGTAATTATATCCCAAAACTAAGGCAAATGATCGCAAAATAATGTTTCAAAGATCTAAGTTTCTCATGACTGAACATAAACTAAACAAAACAAACGACCATGAACTGATGTAATGAACATAATATCGAACGTTTACGAACACAACTTATTTTCGTGTTTGTTCAGTTCATTTAATTAATCAAACGAAATTCCTCATTCAttcatttaataaacgaacataaacaaacttttCACCAAACAGTTCGCAGACGTTCGGTTTGTTTACATATGTTCAAACAGCATGACTAAACAACAATACGAATACGCTCACACAACCAATCAATCAAACATTTAACCCTAAAATCACCAAACTACAACAAATTCAGTTGAATTTACCCGCCGAGTCCCATCGAAATCGCACCGGCAGCAACCTCCGCTATACCGGCAGTAAGAATGATAGAAGATGAAGCGTTAGCACCGGAAAGTCCTGCTGCAAGAGCAAACGGCACCGTAAGACCGTCAGAAACGCCGATGATGACGTCACGGACGATTTCACCGGCTGTAAAGTGGCTCTCCTTGTGGCGGTTGAGTAGATATTTGTCTGATTCACCGACGCTGGCCATTGTTGATCCTGTGGTGATCGAAAATTCGAAATCACAGTGAATATACTGTGTGAAATTGAGTGTGTGTGAGTGGAGGTTGTAGTGGAATATAAAGGTTGTATTGATTGGGAGGAAGACGAAAATCTTTGTGTTAAGCGGTCCATACAATTCGGAAAAGTTGGCAAGGGGAAAGGTATATTAATGATCCTTTAAGTTTGGTAAGTTGCACGAAAGgtccttttaatttttttttttttttttttgtgaacatTCGCCTGCAGCCGCAGGTACGACAATGCGGTGAAATAAAACCCGCAAAATTCAAGGATCGAACTACCCAGTGGTGGAGCTAACCCACAGATCTAGGGGTATCAAAAAAAAATACCATGCAATCATACAATAATATAAAATTGATAATAAATAAAGTtaaacaaatacctaatagatttgtgagttaaatgcttggttggtctctatggttttaaaaaattgcatacttggtcctagtggtttactaattacacgtttgttcccaaaacttgtcaaaaatgcactcggttggtccccagccctaacatcagttaaatttctcagttaactatgtgtgaaatgactatattacccctgaataattaaaagaaataaaaaaatatataaagaaCTCATCTTCTTCAACCTCTTTCTCATCTCTTCCTTTCCCTATCAACCACCACTCCACCTGCCACCATCTAGTGACACCACCACCACCTAACCACCGCCACCACTGGTTCACCACCATCAGCCGACTAGCACAACACAGCCCACAACCTCTCCCCAGTTTCAAAACCCATATCAAAAATCCCTAATTTCAATCCTAATTAAAACCCACCTCAATTATGTAACACCCTATTTTCTATTTAACGGTTTTATATGCAAataccaacaattagatgtgtagctaagactacacatactataaaaaaatacgggtttattaaaacttttacaaattataagttattctacataacgtgatcgaaTTCGTTGTCTAAAATATACAACGTGGCAAGGTGCGGAAGCATGTAACTACATCGTGtttggttcttcgttgagcttgatcgtctctcggcatccaaaatgtacctacatttcataaacatgaaatgctttagtcatactgGGATTAAAACGTGATTAAACGAGTCCGGGAAACACTTGATTCTAAAAACAAGAATTTGGAAatgacctccaccgtaacttacggtggcaccgtaagttacggtggcccctgtaaTGTTATTTCCCTACCGTACAACAGTAGGCAACCACCGTAGCattttcatctccaccgtaacttacggtggcaccgtaagttacggtggactctGTAACAGCCCAGTTTCCTTTTTGCCGTaattgacacgaaatctttcgtatctttcaaaccgcttgtccgtttaacctaccgtttcttcctacatgattgtgatttgattctccatcacatggagttaaaatctGACATTTGGcttaataaattttgagactttcatgccttcggcttattatctttttacaaaattttgacccgtttacgcATTTATCACACAAACATATTTGTTTGACCTTTATATCACATACACTACTTCAACTTAAGGTTATTTACCATATTAGGTTCTAACcacaggtttattacacaatttaaacccattttcacttgtatgcttattttgacccgttaagggtatttaagcactttcgagcctaaTTTCGCTTTTGATTACTTCTAGCAatccatcaccacatttcttatcatATAATCTCCCACCACAACTGAATTTATGGTGGGTTTAATGTGGTGATCTATAAAAACCAATTTTTACCTCTCggatcattattttacggcaaaaacacaaatagtgccatttgactaatataatacctctttcagcttctatacttattctaagtatttatctaattataaaactcgtttccaaacaacctttaaaggttgtttgttcaAATTAGctaacaagggcgttttggtccttTTTAGTCTTTCAATTACGACAAGGTCTTTTGAGAGCATGTTTGACCCATGATTCTTCTTTTGAATTATGATCTTGCTCGAAAAGTCAATATGCTTTTCAAAACGCCACTACCCTCTTTTAAAACATTCGGTTTACCCATTTAAGTATCCCATTGTCTATCTAAGACTTCATTAAATACTCATTGAACCTTACGTTCTCAATGAATCATTACTCtattacacatacctggctcgggtcaatgtATTGACCTGATTTAATGCCTTGCTATAATATTCGCTAAATAGTAGCGATGCAAATATCATTTCTACATTTATTCCTGAAATCATATAACTCGACaagtgatgtgcgtgaagtgtgttatatttttagatatatatttaagccctttttacacttttagccaagttttaaatttataaaacacgatatttactaacactaaacacacatatgggcaagtgcacccatcgtggacgtagtatagtgttggtaagataccgaggtcgtccaaggacacaagagcttttaataccggtttatcctcaacgtctaatcaaatcaaaaagttagaaaaatgttttaaactaagaaaaataaaaactaactaaatgctgaaaaagaaaataaaataaaaacagatagacaagatgaatcacttggatccgacacgtgtattagtataacctttgattattttcgcacttttgcacttgtttaagagattatcttagttattgtagtaggcccctcttttgaaggcgacgttaccctcaacccagtagtttgagtcagcaaggatacaatcctaaagggtcggattattgaaagataatgaattaagttattaatgcaaattatggtaggccccgcttttggcggtgacgttaccctcggctaagtagtctgagtcagcagggatacagtcctaaatagccgggttatagtattaatagtagttagcttatgagggggtcaaagagtttggatccccgccatccaatacctatgggcattgaaggagatcctactaaatttgacccaggtcccaagcaggacctctaaacgctgaacaagggcaagacctttaccaaaccgttcccttaacccccgaccaggtagccaacatacctccatatagaccgtggagatatgaatggtgaaaatcttttattttatatagacagtaaaataatgccaagacaccacggacaaacgataaggaaagatcaccttcaacataagtaactagttattaaagtcattaatacaaaaccaaataaaaagtgcaaaagattaaaaataaaaagtattatactaaacacttgtcttcaccaagtgatgtaagagacttaggcaaacatggccttgattgtcaagaactcttacgatcaatcttggatcccgagacgactcacacactctatgatggacaatggatgatggtggtggatgatggtgttatggtggtggtgggtggtggatgaagtgtgagagaggtggtgtgccaagggatgagagagaatgaagccaagctcctctatttataggctgaacagaacgctggacacggccccgtgttcgctgaacacggccccgtgcccgtctgacattctctctcttcattaattgtaattgcgaattacaattaatgcgcctgctgtactttcaacacgcccccgtgtccgctgggcacggccccgtggtgagcaatggaagcttctactggtttgtcttttctgctgcttcctgggcacgcccccgtgttcactggacacggggcgtgttcaggctctgttctcttctctttgtcttgggaggtgccgttgagggtccgggcagtttacttttgtcccttttcttgtatttatggtagaattagtggtctttttgtttcttttgtgattttgagctcatttcatcctgaaaatacaaaaggaagacaaaaacactctttttccaacattagtacttaaaaagggttagttttatgccttaaatgatgtgttttatatgttgcattttacacacatcaaatacccccacacttgaacttttgcttgtcctcaagcaaaactcttttaatgtggcttacactcccaaatggaataggtagaagagaagtttttcaacttgtcctagagtgtcgggaatccaaggtttagataggttctatttttattttatttacaatcttattcgtcatggtttattttgaacttttcataagataaactacttaatttggcatagcatgccttattaaaattccatttatatacaagttcacatacctcacgggagatcactcaatcactcggccgaaggtgtatatttaagtgaatcgctcgagagcggcacggatttacattttccatatgcttgccaagcgatcaatcctcctcctttttaactttttacctttgtaaatatcaagaggtcttttggggtgaaggcttgggtttaaaggtgggtggttggttagtggttagtaaaaagggcgaaaattgtaacaagtgtcggtttttcgtgaaataccttatttttggtgacatttatttttgaagtatttctccaaacaagctttttgtagcttatgtttgtttttgacttcatatatatatatatatatatatatatatatatattttttttttttgatcacataaaggtatgtttatgaaaaaccgagtttgtcactaaaataaaggtgaaaaaatgaaaaaggtttttggtgggtagaaaattgttttgggggtaatgaaatgaaaggttttggctcaaaggggttttctagggggattttgggtaggtaaaaaaaatgaaaaataatggttttgaaagaaaaatagttagtcctaatgcctccatcatttacttacttgggtttaagttggtaaggaccgggaatgtatcgtcgtggcaagttctagatttgtaaagaccgagcggctattcacacaagaaacgaaaaatgagcatttaatctaaatatgtgtatttttatgctcaatataggctcaaaactcactttttgtgggaatgggtttttaatgtgaccaagcatatataatcgaattttagctagacttgttataccgtttcataattttcttatgttagttctttttatcacgacgctatcggttgtaagtttgtaaaaatataacccttttataacttgttattcccaacttaaactaagacaagtaaataaataaaaaaaatgaaaaagtttttgaaaaaaaatttggggtgtttagcggttccaatagagttttgtgtaaggcttgttttaggattttgcaaaattccaaggttttagcatccccccccacacttaaattacacattgtcctcaatgtgtccaaaaatagagtttttggttgattagaatatgtaaaagtgtgtttaaaaacaaagatttgtgttactggcaatctggacacggccccgtgttcattgaacacggccccgtgttgaactgccagtaacgaaaaactta encodes:
- the LOC118489191 gene encoding vacuolar iron transporter 1 → MASVGESDKYLLNRHKESHFTAGEIVRDVIIGVSDGLTVPFALAAGLSGANASSSIILTAGIAEVAAGAISMGLGGYLAAKSEADHYTRELQREQEEIDTIPDTEAAEVAEILAEYGVEPHEYGPVVNALRKNPKAWLDFMMKFELGLEKPDPKRALQSAFTIAVAYILGGLVPLFPYMIIPVAQKAVVASVIVTILALLIFGYAKGYFTGSKPVWSALQTALIGAIASAAAFGMAKAVQG